A single region of the Triticum dicoccoides isolate Atlit2015 ecotype Zavitan chromosome 2B, WEW_v2.0, whole genome shotgun sequence genome encodes:
- the LOC119366790 gene encoding noroxomaritidine synthase-like: protein MSILFSQELPIYTALVLLVPLYCLYSRVICRSGNPALVLPTNWPILHMFPSFLANLHNLHEYLTLVLAGSGHNFRAHGPPGTGLRFFVTCDPTNVRHIFTTNYTNFPKGAEFADIFDIVGGSLFTIDGEPSHQQRAKVKGALSKPRMAATMAACCCDKVENGLLPFFRRMASTGTPFDVQELMSRFMFDLAAMPFFGVDPGLLSSEMLQDRLHMDAAVALDTFMEVGFSLLMTPSSYWKLMRWLNIGPERKLKVARTVLREFAAEMMERRKMNTCFVGNEDEQEDGDILSCFLNDPDYADDDLLRAMIIGYMFAARDTVGTTLTWIFYKLAQNPNIVSNIRKELSPIASRKEAVGVDAMLIFEPKETRSLVYLKAVLYETLRLYPAAPLECKTVVADDIMPSGHEVHAGDTIIISIHSMGRMEGVWGEDCLHYKPDRWLLVGGNNMRYVPSHKFLAFNSGPRMCLGKDIAIMQMKTVIASTLWNFDVEVMDGQTIQPKQACIQQMKNGLIVKLKKREM from the coding sequence ATGTCAATTCTGTTCTCCCAAGAGCTGCCCATCTACACAGCACTCGTGCTACTTGTTCCCCTGTACTGCCTGTACTCAAGGGTTATATGTAGATCAGGGAACCCAGCACTCGTGCTCCCCACAAACTGGCCAATATTGCACATGTTTCCTTCCTTCTTGGCCAACCTCCACAACTTGCACGAGTATTTAACCCTTGTCCTTGCCGGATCAGGGCACAACTTCAGGGCGCATGGCCCACCCGGGACCGGGTTGCGGTTCTTTGTCACATGCGACCCTACAAATGTCCGACACATTTTCACGACCAACTACACCAACTTCCCAAAGGGCGCGGAGTTTGCCGATATCTTTGACATCGTGGGTGGCAGCCTCTTTACCATCGACGGTGAGCCGTCTCATCAACAGCGCGCAAAAGTCAAGGGCGCGCTCAGCAAACCGCGGATGGCTGCCACTATGGCGGCCTGCTGCTGTGACAAGGTGGAGAACGGCCTCCTCCCGTTTTTTAGGCGAATGGCGAGCACTGGCACTCCATTTGACGTGCAAGAACTGATGTCAAGGTTTATGTTTGACCTGGCTGCTATGCCTTTCTTTGGCGTGGATCCTGGCCTCCTGTCCTCGGAAATGCTACAAGACAGGCTGCACATGGACGCTGCGGTTGCCCTTGACACGTTCATGGAGGTGGGATTTTCCCTGCTCATGACACCAAGTTCTTATTGGAAGTTGATGAGGTGGCTAAACATTGGCCCTGAGAGAAAGCTCAAAGTGGCGCGCACGGTGCTACGGGAGTTCGccgcggagatgatggagaggaggaagatgaatacGTGTTTTGTTGGTAATGAAGATGAACAAGAGGATGGGGATATCTTGTCTTGCTTCCTCAATGACCCAGACTACGCCGATGATGACTTGCTCCGTGCGATGATCATTGGCTACATGTTCGCTGCTAGGGATACAGTTGGAACAACCCTGACATGGATCTTCTACAAACTCGCCCAGAACCCTAACATTGTTTCGAATATCCGAAAAGAACTCTCACCCATTGCATCACGCAAAGAAGCGGTTGGTGTGGATGCCATGTTGATCTTTGAGCCAAAAGAGACCAGATCTCTAGTATATTTGAAAGCCGTCCTGTACGAGACTCTCAGGCTATACCCAGCAGCGCCTCTTGAGTGCAAGACAGTAGTCgccgatgatatcatgccaagtggACATGAGGTTCATGCCGGCGACACCATTATTATTTCTATACACTCCATGGGGAGAATGGAGGGTGTGTGGGGTGAAGATTGCCTCCATTATAAACCAGATAGGTGGCTCTTGGTGGGTGGCAATAACATGAGGTATGTACCATCTCACAAATTCTTGGCCTTCAACTCAGGCCCGAGGATGTGCCTCGGCAAGGACATCGCAATTATGCAGATGAAGACAGTCATCGCATCAACGCTATGGAACTTCGATGTGGAGGTGATGGACGGGCAAACAATCCAGCCCAAGCAAGCTTGTATACAGCAGATGAAAAATGGGCTCATAGTTAAGCTAAAGAAGCGGGAAATGTAA